Proteins from a genomic interval of Streptomyces sp. NBC_01445:
- a CDS encoding bifunctional glycosyltransferase/CDP-glycerol:glycerophosphate glycerophosphotransferase has translation MTTPEVYDISCVVVCGTDAAALRATVRSVLDQTLAGTEAVLVTAGADETAASLAAGDPHRIRLVHAGAASPACVLRDLGLAAARGRYVMVAAPGERLERHACRNLFEAGRRTDADLVAGRWDKAPAWQRELHARSRVVEDLADAPELVTRDSLSAGFCVRRCALGALSGAGRAPLGVRAALAARRIALVPNLITSGCAPADPVRDLPRAADAQRGTLELLDGDALRAARESAFLADHVIPCVRAFLALGPEDRRETADSLAPSLQGLVTPDALRALPPVERIGVRLLVDGDADGVQAAAYALARPGTVVSPLVMTGGGRVRWSAEHADDDMFDVTELGHQYRQFTDLRLLNRVTHCLRQGAVLAVEGRLVVPLGLLDDRPALAARLDLSVRGGRAHTLSVPVADVRQEDGGVVWRTELPLTGALRPRGIGDRVWDPRLVLTVDGVPVTTDLVADKAAVPTRATTLPARPRLTRLTADTWQPYVTAKHHLAVCLLPRRRAARTAQAVLHYVTHFRPARKLKPVLRALNKKREALHSQRVKLRVYRRILARLPVSKGLVVFESHMGKSYGDSPRAVHEELLARGARVRCVWSYATSSAGFPADSRLVRRWSWRYLWALARAEWWVDNQGFPHALDKPRHTTYLQTWHGSAYKRMGFDEARHRTRNAPEREKLRRAVGRFDHFMVRSEHDVRTLARAYRIPEERLLRAGYPRNDRLVEARGRDEREGRFPRPALATELGIPDHRTVVLYAPTFRGVPKSGRIVQLPLDVREFAHRFGDTHVLLVRAHYMEAANLPVTPPGTVIDVSGHHDVSELLVLADVLITDYSSIMFDYALLDRPLMHFAPDLDAYAADRGAYFDLRKRAGGPVVETQEELLRTLGGLKKADGEWQAARRAFAAEFGSYDDGGAARAAADLILGKKARA, from the coding sequence ATGACCACGCCCGAGGTGTACGACATCAGCTGCGTCGTCGTCTGCGGCACGGACGCCGCCGCGCTGCGCGCCACCGTACGGTCCGTGCTCGATCAGACCCTGGCCGGCACCGAGGCCGTCCTGGTGACGGCCGGGGCGGACGAGACGGCCGCGTCGCTCGCGGCCGGCGACCCGCACCGGATCCGGCTGGTCCACGCCGGTGCCGCGAGCCCGGCGTGCGTCCTTCGCGACCTGGGCCTCGCAGCCGCCCGCGGCCGGTACGTCATGGTCGCCGCCCCGGGCGAGCGGCTCGAACGGCACGCCTGCCGCAACCTCTTCGAGGCGGGCCGCCGCACGGACGCCGACCTCGTCGCGGGACGCTGGGACAAGGCGCCCGCCTGGCAGAGGGAGCTGCACGCCAGGTCCCGCGTCGTCGAGGACCTCGCGGACGCGCCCGAACTCGTCACGCGCGACAGCCTGAGCGCCGGGTTCTGCGTACGGCGCTGCGCGCTCGGCGCGCTGTCCGGCGCCGGACGGGCCCCCCTCGGCGTGCGGGCCGCCCTCGCCGCCCGGCGCATCGCGCTCGTCCCGAACCTGATCACCTCCGGATGTGCCCCGGCCGACCCGGTACGGGACCTGCCCCGCGCCGCCGACGCCCAGCGCGGCACGCTGGAGCTCCTGGACGGCGACGCCCTGCGCGCGGCCCGCGAGAGCGCCTTCCTCGCCGACCACGTCATCCCGTGCGTCCGCGCCTTTCTGGCGCTCGGCCCGGAAGACCGCCGGGAGACGGCGGACTCTCTCGCCCCGAGCCTGCAGGGCCTCGTCACCCCGGACGCGCTGCGCGCTCTGCCGCCCGTCGAGCGCATCGGCGTGCGACTCCTCGTCGACGGGGACGCCGACGGCGTGCAGGCCGCCGCGTACGCCCTGGCCCGGCCCGGCACCGTCGTCTCCCCGCTCGTCATGACGGGCGGCGGACGCGTCCGCTGGAGCGCGGAGCACGCCGACGACGACATGTTCGACGTCACCGAACTCGGCCACCAGTACCGGCAGTTCACCGACCTCCGTCTCCTGAACCGCGTCACCCACTGCCTGCGCCAGGGCGCGGTGCTCGCCGTCGAGGGGCGGCTCGTCGTGCCGCTCGGCCTCCTGGACGACCGGCCCGCGCTCGCCGCCCGCCTCGACCTCTCGGTGCGAGGCGGCCGCGCGCACACGCTCTCCGTGCCGGTGGCAGACGTACGCCAGGAGGACGGGGGTGTCGTGTGGCGGACCGAGCTGCCCCTCACCGGCGCGCTGCGCCCGCGCGGCATCGGCGACCGCGTATGGGACCCGCGGCTCGTCCTCACCGTGGACGGCGTTCCCGTCACCACCGACCTGGTCGCCGACAAGGCGGCCGTCCCCACCCGGGCCACCACTCTCCCGGCCCGCCCCCGCCTGACCCGCCTCACCGCCGACACCTGGCAGCCCTACGTCACGGCCAAGCATCACCTGGCCGTCTGCCTGCTGCCCCGCCGCCGTGCGGCCCGCACCGCGCAGGCCGTCCTGCACTACGTCACCCACTTCAGGCCCGCCCGCAAGCTGAAGCCCGTACTGCGCGCCCTGAACAAGAAGCGCGAGGCGCTGCACTCCCAGCGGGTCAAGCTGCGCGTGTACCGGCGGATCCTGGCCAGGCTGCCCGTCAGCAAGGGCCTCGTCGTCTTCGAGAGCCACATGGGCAAGAGCTACGGGGACAGTCCGCGCGCCGTGCACGAGGAACTCCTGGCGCGCGGCGCCCGGGTGCGCTGCGTCTGGTCGTATGCCACGTCGAGCGCCGGGTTCCCGGCGGATTCCCGGCTCGTGCGCCGCTGGTCCTGGCGGTATCTGTGGGCCCTGGCCCGCGCCGAGTGGTGGGTCGACAATCAGGGGTTCCCGCACGCCCTCGACAAGCCGCGCCACACCACGTATCTGCAGACGTGGCACGGATCCGCGTACAAGCGCATGGGGTTCGACGAGGCGCGGCACAGGACGCGGAACGCGCCTGAACGCGAGAAGCTGCGGCGCGCGGTGGGCCGGTTCGACCACTTCATGGTCCGCTCGGAACACGACGTGCGGACCCTCGCCCGCGCCTACCGCATCCCCGAGGAGCGGCTGCTGCGCGCCGGCTACCCGCGCAACGACCGCCTGGTGGAGGCCCGCGGGCGCGACGAGCGCGAGGGCCGCTTCCCCCGTCCGGCGCTCGCCACGGAACTCGGTATCCCGGACCACCGCACGGTGGTGCTGTACGCGCCCACGTTCCGCGGAGTCCCGAAAAGCGGGCGGATCGTCCAACTGCCGCTCGATGTAAGGGAATTCGCCCACCGCTTCGGCGACACGCACGTGCTGCTCGTGCGCGCCCACTACATGGAGGCGGCGAACCTGCCCGTCACCCCGCCCGGCACCGTCATCGACGTCTCCGGCCACCACGACGTGAGTGAACTCCTCGTCCTCGCCGACGTGTTGATCACCGACTACTCGTCGATCATGTTCGACTACGCCCTCCTCGACCGGCCCCTCATGCACTTCGCGCCGGACCTTGATGCCTACGCGGCCGACCGCGGCGCCTACTTCGACCTGCGCAAGCGCGCCGGCGGGCCCGTCGTCGAGACGCAGGAGGAACTGCTGCGGACCCTCGGCGGGCTCAAGAAGGCCGACGGGGAGTGGCAGGCCGCGCGCCGCGCGTTCGCCGCCGAGTTCGGTTCCTACGACGACGGCGGCGCCGCCCGCGCGGCCGCCGACCTCATCCTCGGGAAGAAGGCCCGCGCATGA